The following nucleotide sequence is from Endozoicomonas sp. GU-1.
TCACCCTTTCGGACAGCGGTGCTCAATACGTTATTGATATCCGCCCCTGCCCTGACCAGCATTTGGAAGTCCTCGGTGCGGCGCATCCGGGCAGCAATGTGCAGGATGGTCTCACCATTGTGCTCGACGGCATTGACATCGGCCTGGTAATCAATCAAGAGCCGGACTGCATCAGTATGTTCGTTCTTTAAGGCAACCGCTAACAGGTGTTCAGGATGACCGGTGGTCACCGAATGGTAAGCCCGATTGGCCAAAGTCTTATCTTGGCTCAGTAGCATTTTCAAGTTGGCCGTATTCCCGGTACGGCAGGCATTAAATATCCGGGTTTCACAATATGGGGATTCGTCATTAAGTGGTCTCATACCGTCCATACGAATCAATGGCAGTGCCTTTTTCTGGAGACATTCAGCACATTGGCGTTCATCAAGCCTTTTTACCTTCTGGTGTTCATTGTCAAGCCATTGGGTGATGCATTCCACGTGGAAAACGTGGGGTTTCGGATTGCAAGAGGTTCTGACCAGTGAACGCCCGCCAAGCTGGCCATAATAGCCGTCGTCACGACTGCAGATAGAACATTGAAAGAATAAATCTGCCCCATTTCCACCGACACCATTCATCGCTTTAGCCTGCTACTTGACTTAAAACTTTGAGTAGGACAAAGAATCAGCCGATTGAGTTCCACAAAAGATAGAATTTTTACAGGAAGATTGTCGTTTTAATCAACAGTCAGGTACGGAAACAGTTTTTACAAGACAGTCATCGTTTATACGGAATGCAAGCAATGGTAACCACGAGTATCTGACAACAGTTCAAGGGGCTTATTCCTGAAGGGGTACGGGTTGGCACCACTATTACCACCAACAACAGCAACGGCACCAGTCAGGCAACGCTCCGGGATGGTTATGAGTCAATTATTAAACAGAGAGAGCCCCAAAATTCAGCCTCGGTCTCCGTTTCGCTCGACCCGGGTTCCGTCATAGGAATAAGGAGTTCCCTGGACGCAGTTTGATCAAAATGGGTGGCCAACTCTAAAGCTGTAAATCCATCATATAAAGTCCTAACATTGGCCAAGGAGTCGTCAGCGGCCAGTAACAACTCGACGATATCTGTGTGTCCATCGCGTGCAGCAAAGTGAAGAGCCGTATAGCCATAGTTATCGATATCTACGGCCAGGTTAAGGTGGTAGGAGCGGTCAATGTCCAGCAATACCTTGACTATATCTGTGTGACCATCACGAGCAGCAAAGTGGAAAGCTGTACAGCCATAGTTATCCTTGTCTTTGGCCAGGGAGCGGTCAACCAGCAATACCTTGACAATATCTGTGTGGCCATTTCCAGCAGGAAGCGCACCAGGAACGCATCGAAGACCCGCATCTGACGAAAGAGAAACAGATTCTGGTTGGCCGTGACCGCCCCAAGGCTTTGGCTAATGACTTTCTTGAAATAAAGAAACGGTGCGATACCGGTGGCCAGAAAGACCGGAATCGCCAATCCGCCCACCATGGTTCTGCTGCCAAAGGCGTACATTAAGGAAAAAACAGGATCTGAAACAGGGGCTCCAGCAGCGCCCAGGCATAGCCCAGACGGTAATCGCCAAAGCGGGTTTTCATCTCCCGCACCATCAGCGCGTGGATAACCGCCCACTGGATTTGTAATGAGGATCGTTGATGCATAACCTGATAAAGCGTCAGTGAATGGAGCTTCGGCGTAGCTCTATAGCTATTAGAATAAAGCCGTTAAAGGAATTCGGGAGGTCTTTGATGCCGGACAGGTTGTTAACGCGGCAGACACTCACTTTGTCCGACATCCTTTACCCTCTCCACCATACCCTTTCCTTACGGTCAGGATACCTTCCATATACGAAGGGATGAGTAGGGCTTACCCAGTTGATAAGCTTGAGTCAAATGAACTGGGGAGGGTGCGGCAAGCATAATGACATCGTCAGATTTAGCGCGCAGAAGCTCTGATCCTGCCTGCTTCCCTTTTGGGCTCTGCCTGTCAATCTCTTTGGCCAATTGGCGGTGACGAAGCTTATACTCGACTCTAAAGT
It contains:
- a CDS encoding ankyrin repeat domain-containing protein codes for the protein MLVDRSLAKDKDNYGCTAFHFAARDGHTDIVKVLLDIDRSYHLNLAVDIDNYGYTALHFAARDGHTDIVELLLAADDSLANVRTLYDGFTALELATHFDQTASRELLIPMTEPGSSETETEAEFWGSLCLIIDS